The following coding sequences are from one Planctomycetaceae bacterium window:
- a CDS encoding rubredoxin — translation MKKYQCLLCSYIYDPEVGDPDNGIEAGTEFADLPDNWVCPECGASKDEFEVFSE, via the coding sequence ATGAAAAAATATCAATGCCTTTTGTGCAGTTACATTTACGATCCTGAAGTTGGCGACCCAGATAACGGAATAGAGGCCGGTACTGAATTCGCGGATTTGCCGGACAATTGGGTCTGCCCGGAGTGCGGCGCATCAAAGGACGAGTTCGAAGTGTTTAGTGAATAA
- a CDS encoding ferritin family protein — MAVNYTVLEIFEIAVQIEQNGAQYYRTAASVTKDKVVADILLKLAAMEDNHRQIFSDMLESYKNNMEDANTFDPDNEALYYMKGIALNSGWEGRGALQLTLSGKETPTEILKTALSGEQTSINFYLGIKELVKSQSDKEKVEQIIKEEMSHIVSLQKNLEQLK, encoded by the coding sequence ATGGCAGTTAATTATACCGTACTGGAAATTTTCGAAATAGCGGTACAGATAGAGCAAAACGGAGCACAATATTATCGCACCGCAGCATCGGTTACGAAAGACAAAGTTGTCGCGGATATTCTGCTCAAACTGGCCGCAATGGAAGACAACCATAGACAAATCTTCTCTGACATGTTGGAAAGTTATAAAAATAACATGGAAGACGCCAATACTTTTGACCCCGATAACGAGGCACTTTATTATATGAAAGGAATAGCGTTAAATTCAGGCTGGGAAGGCAGAGGCGCATTACAACTTACATTGTCCGGCAAGGAAACGCCGACAGAAATTTTAAAAACAGCTTTGAGCGGAGAACAAACTTCGATTAATTTCTATCTCGGTATTAAGGAATTAGTCAAATCGCAGAGCGATAAGGAAAAAGTCGAACAGATTATAAAAGAAGAAATGAGTCATATAGTCAGTTTGCAGAAAAATCTTGAACAATTAAAATAA
- a CDS encoding ferritin: protein MISEKIVKALNNQINAELSSAYIYSAMQAYFRSINLDGFANWMYVQTKEEKTHADKFYNFIHERNGRIELEAIPKPQKEWKSVLDAFEAAYKHEQYITGRINKLMELAGAEKDYATESFLKWFIDEQVEEEANALKIVETLKMIKESAGSLIMLDHQLAKRGK, encoded by the coding sequence ATGATAAGCGAAAAAATAGTAAAAGCACTGAATAACCAGATAAACGCGGAATTAAGTTCGGCATATATTTATTCGGCAATGCAGGCTTATTTTCGTTCTATAAATCTTGACGGTTTTGCAAACTGGATGTATGTTCAGACCAAAGAAGAAAAGACGCACGCTGATAAATTTTACAATTTTATCCATGAACGCAACGGAAGAATCGAACTTGAAGCGATTCCAAAACCACAAAAAGAATGGAAAAGCGTACTTGACGCGTTTGAAGCGGCATATAAACATGAACAGTATATAACCGGCAGAATCAACAAACTTATGGAACTTGCCGGTGCCGAGAAAGATTACGCGACTGAAAGTTTCCTTAAATGGTTCATCGATGAGCAGGTTGAGGAAGAGGCTAACGCGCTGAAAATTGTCGAGACCTTAAAAATGATTAAGGAATCTGCGGGCAGCCTGATAATGCTCGACCATCAGCTCGCAAAAAGAGGCAAATAA
- a CDS encoding desulfoferrodoxin, whose amino-acid sequence MIKRNTIYKCMECGNIIEVTHVGGGELVCCGQPMKVMVENTTDAAKEKHVPVIEKIAGGFLIKVGSVAHPMEEKHYIEWIEVQADGKYYKQYLTPGQKPEAVFKIEAENIVAREYCNLHGLWKA is encoded by the coding sequence ATGATTAAGAGAAACACAATTTACAAATGTATGGAGTGTGGGAACATTATCGAAGTTACTCACGTCGGCGGCGGCGAACTTGTCTGCTGCGGTCAGCCGATGAAAGTTATGGTGGAAAATACCACCGATGCCGCGAAAGAAAAGCACGTTCCTGTTATTGAAAAAATCGCCGGCGGTTTCCTCATCAAAGTCGGTTCTGTCGCGCATCCAATGGAAGAAAAACACTACATCGAATGGATTGAAGTTCAGGCTGATGGAAAATATTACAAACAGTATCTGACACCGGGCCAGAAACCGGAAGCTGTATTTAAAATCGAAGCTGAAAACATAGTCGCCAGAGAATATTGCAATCTGCACGGCCTATGGAAAGCATAA
- a CDS encoding HypC/HybG/HupF family hydrogenase formation chaperone, whose translation MCLAVPARIVELKGDQAVADAIGNRIQTKTSLVPEVKVGDIVLIHAGFAIAVLDEDEAKKTWQLLEELDNFSKTDNVVSG comes from the coding sequence ATGTGTCTTGCGGTACCTGCGAGAATAGTTGAGTTGAAAGGCGACCAGGCTGTCGCCGACGCCATCGGCAATCGTATACAAACCAAAACCTCACTTGTGCCGGAGGTTAAGGTAGGAGATATTGTTCTCATTCACGCCGGTTTTGCTATCGCTGTGCTTGACGAAGATGAAGCAAAAAAAACATGGCAGCTTCTCGAGGAACTTGACAACTTTTCAAAGACTGATAATGTGGTTTCAGGCTAA